In Canis aureus isolate CA01 chromosome 12, VMU_Caureus_v.1.0, whole genome shotgun sequence, a genomic segment contains:
- the IL1A gene encoding interleukin-1 alpha isoform X2, translating into MFSVAEIKMAKVPDLFEDLKNCYSENEEYSSEIDHLSLNQKSFYDMSCDPLHEDCMSLSTSEISKTSQLTFKENVVVVAANGKILKKRRLSLSQFITDDDVEDIANDTEEVKFDMGAYTSEDSKLPVTLRISKTRLFVSAQNEDEPVLLKEMPETPKTIRDETNLLFFWERHGSKHYFKSVAQPKLFIATQERKLVHMARGQPSITDFRLLETQP; encoded by the exons ATGTTCTCTGTTGCAGAAATCAAGATGGCCAAAGTTCCTGACCTCTTTGAAGACCTGAAGAACTGTTACAG TGAAAATGAAGAATACAGTTCTGAAATTGACCATCTCTCTCTGAATCAG AAATCCTTCTATGATATGAGCTGTGACCCACTTCATGAGGACTGCATGTCTCTGAGTACCTCTGAAATCTCAAAGACATCCCAGCTTACCTTCAAGGAAAATGTGGTAGTGGTGGCAGCCAATGGGAAGATTCTAAAGAAGAGACGGTTGAGTTTAAGTCAATTCATCACCGATGATGACGTGGAAGACATTGCCAATGACACAGAAGAAG TGAAGTTTGACATGGGAGCTTACACATCAGAAGATTCTAAACTTCCTGTGACTCTAAGAATATCAAAAACTCGACTCTTTGTGAGTGCCCAAAATGAAGATGAACCTGTATTGCTAAag GAGATGCCTGAGACACCCAAAACTATCAGAGATGAGACAaaccttcttttcttttgggaGCGTCATGGCAGTAAGCACTACTTCAAATCAGTTGCCCAGCCCAAGTTGTTCATTGCCACACAGGAACGAAAACTGGTGCACATGGCAAGAGGGCAACCCTCTATCACTGACTTTCGGTTACTGGAAACCCAGCCTTGA
- the IL1A gene encoding interleukin-1 alpha isoform X1, with translation MFSVAEIKMAKVPDLFEDLKNCYSENEEYSSEIDHLSLNQKSFYDMSCDPLHEDCMSLSTSEISKTSQLTFKENVVVVAANGKILKKRRLSLSQFITDDDVEDIANDTEEVIMKPRSVAYNFHNNEKYNYIRIIKSQFILNDNLNQSIVRQTGGNYLMTAALQNLDDAVKFDMGAYTSEDSKLPVTLRISKTRLFVSAQNEDEPVLLKEMPETPKTIRDETNLLFFWERHGSKHYFKSVAQPKLFIATQERKLVHMARGQPSITDFRLLETQP, from the exons ATGTTCTCTGTTGCAGAAATCAAGATGGCCAAAGTTCCTGACCTCTTTGAAGACCTGAAGAACTGTTACAG TGAAAATGAAGAATACAGTTCTGAAATTGACCATCTCTCTCTGAATCAG AAATCCTTCTATGATATGAGCTGTGACCCACTTCATGAGGACTGCATGTCTCTGAGTACCTCTGAAATCTCAAAGACATCCCAGCTTACCTTCAAGGAAAATGTGGTAGTGGTGGCAGCCAATGGGAAGATTCTAAAGAAGAGACGGTTGAGTTTAAGTCAATTCATCACCGATGATGACGTGGAAGACATTGCCAATGACACAGAAGAAG TAATCATGAAGCCCAGATCAGTAGCATACAACTTCCATAACAATGAAAAATACAACTATATAAGGATCATCAAATCCCAATTCATCCTGAATGACAACCTCAATCAAAGTATAGTTCGACAAACAGGAGGAAATTACCTCATGACTGCTGCATTACAGAATTTGGATGATGCAG TGAAGTTTGACATGGGAGCTTACACATCAGAAGATTCTAAACTTCCTGTGACTCTAAGAATATCAAAAACTCGACTCTTTGTGAGTGCCCAAAATGAAGATGAACCTGTATTGCTAAag GAGATGCCTGAGACACCCAAAACTATCAGAGATGAGACAaaccttcttttcttttgggaGCGTCATGGCAGTAAGCACTACTTCAAATCAGTTGCCCAGCCCAAGTTGTTCATTGCCACACAGGAACGAAAACTGGTGCACATGGCAAGAGGGCAACCCTCTATCACTGACTTTCGGTTACTGGAAACCCAGCCTTGA